In Bythopirellula goksoeyrii, a single window of DNA contains:
- a CDS encoding DUF1559 family PulG-like putative transporter, producing MKRKKCFNGFTLIELLVVIAIVGVMISLLLPAVQSAREAARATECKNHLRQLGLAVIHFEQATQTFPPARLRTQDEYGYFASESSSVIACETTQPSWFARILPYIENGNYYSRWNLYAPYESHDSYTRNYVSANFVCPTRRSASEAVVDSGLVEQEVTYGCGCGGSEIVELTGGAVTDYAANHGDYTGGSLDWLFAYWRGGVGTGVIISSDPICSGTDPINWKHKIRHKDLTDGASNTILAGEMHIPSGRLAQVPENGPMYNGKDLPAFARIGGPEVPLARGPEDKTVPVIGFGSWHPGVCPMVLADGSTRSLDNFIDTHVLQQLCRRDDHAEPPWESF from the coding sequence ATGAAAAGAAAAAAATGCTTCAACGGCTTTACTTTGATCGAGCTACTGGTAGTAATCGCGATTGTGGGGGTGATGATATCATTACTCTTGCCGGCTGTTCAATCGGCTCGAGAGGCTGCACGAGCCACTGAATGCAAGAATCATCTTCGTCAATTGGGTTTGGCAGTGATACACTTTGAGCAGGCGACTCAAACGTTTCCTCCTGCAAGATTGCGTACCCAGGATGAGTATGGATACTTTGCCAGTGAGTCGTCTTCTGTCATAGCTTGCGAAACTACTCAGCCCTCTTGGTTTGCCAGAATTCTTCCTTACATCGAGAATGGCAATTACTATTCCCGTTGGAATCTCTATGCCCCCTACGAGTCCCATGATTCTTACACACGAAACTATGTTTCTGCGAACTTTGTCTGTCCTACTCGTCGCAGCGCTAGTGAAGCGGTAGTTGATTCTGGCTTGGTTGAGCAAGAAGTCACCTATGGCTGCGGATGCGGAGGATCTGAAATTGTTGAACTTACCGGTGGTGCAGTAACCGATTATGCCGCGAATCATGGCGACTATACTGGAGGATCTCTAGATTGGTTGTTCGCCTACTGGCGAGGTGGAGTTGGGACTGGGGTAATTATTTCGAGCGATCCGATCTGCAGTGGAACAGACCCTATCAATTGGAAACATAAGATTCGTCATAAGGATCTCACTGACGGAGCTAGCAATACGATTTTGGCTGGAGAGATGCACATTCCCTCGGGGCGCCTCGCTCAAGTTCCGGAAAATGGTCCCATGTACAACGGCAAAGACCTTCCAGCTTTTGCTCGCATTGGAGGTCCAGAAGTACCCCTAGCACGTGGTCCAGAAGACAAGACAGTTCCAGTTATCGGATTCGGTAGCTGGCATCCTGGTGTTTGCCCGATGGTACTTGCTGATGGCTCGACCCGATCTTTGGACAACTTTATCGACACTCATGTATTGCAGCAGCTTTGCCGCCGAGATGATCACGCTGAGCCTCCTTGGGAATCTTTCTGA